One Maribacter cobaltidurans genomic window carries:
- a CDS encoding ABC transporter ATP-binding protein produces the protein MDYFKKILRFAKPYRKYGYLNIFFNVLYALFSALSFAALIPMLDVLFDKTKQVFEAPKYEDLGHLKDYLQEYINYRVTAYSGDDEMKGLVLVIGLVLILFLFKNLFNYLAMFFITFLRNGVLKDIRNRMYEKVVELPISYYSEKRKGDVIARITSDVLEIQHSFLSILELIVREPLTILFTILIMFGISFKLTLFVFIFIPIAGMIISKIGKSLKRQSDNVQREQGEFLSIIEETLGGLRVIKAFNSESRFYKTFSSSTQRFFNFSNSLLNRQNLASPTGEFLGILVIGVLLWFGGKMVLIDKTLDASSFIAYMGLAYNILTPAKAISKASYGVKKGNAAAERVLEILETENPISEIENPVVKTDFNQEIELKNISFKYEDEYILKNFDLTVPKGSTVALVGQSGSGKSTIANLVTRFYDVNEGDITIDGINVKNLSKKSLRGLMGLVTQDSILFNDTVKNNIGLGKENASEEEIMEAAKIANAHDFIMELPQGYETNIGDSGNKLSGGQKQRLSIARAVLKNPPIMILDEATSALDTESERLVQDALEKMMKNRTSIVIAHRLSTIQNANTIVVLNKGEIVEQGTHEQLLSKKGTYNKLVEMQSLG, from the coding sequence ATGGATTATTTTAAAAAGATTCTTCGCTTTGCGAAACCATATCGCAAATACGGATATCTGAATATTTTTTTCAACGTACTATATGCCCTTTTCAGTGCCCTTTCCTTTGCGGCATTGATTCCCATGTTGGATGTTCTTTTCGATAAGACCAAACAAGTCTTTGAAGCGCCTAAATATGAGGATTTAGGTCATTTAAAAGATTATCTCCAAGAATATATCAATTATAGAGTAACCGCCTATTCCGGGGATGATGAAATGAAGGGTTTGGTATTGGTAATTGGTCTGGTATTGATTCTTTTTCTTTTCAAGAATCTTTTTAATTACTTGGCGATGTTCTTTATCACCTTCTTGAGAAATGGTGTTTTGAAGGATATTAGAAATAGGATGTACGAAAAAGTGGTGGAACTACCTATCTCCTATTATTCCGAAAAAAGAAAAGGTGATGTCATTGCAAGGATAACTTCAGATGTTTTGGAAATTCAGCATTCCTTCCTATCCATTTTGGAGTTGATAGTGCGTGAACCACTTACGATACTTTTTACCATCCTGATCATGTTCGGTATTAGCTTTAAACTTACCCTATTCGTGTTTATTTTCATTCCGATTGCAGGTATGATCATTTCTAAAATTGGTAAATCCTTAAAACGACAATCGGATAACGTACAGCGGGAACAGGGGGAATTTTTATCGATAATCGAAGAAACCTTGGGTGGATTGCGAGTGATTAAGGCGTTTAACTCAGAATCCAGGTTTTACAAGACTTTTTCCAGCTCAACCCAACGTTTTTTCAACTTTAGCAATTCGTTACTGAATCGACAAAATTTAGCTTCCCCAACCGGTGAGTTTTTAGGTATTTTGGTCATTGGCGTACTGCTATGGTTTGGGGGCAAAATGGTATTGATAGACAAGACTTTGGATGCCTCCTCCTTTATTGCTTACATGGGTTTGGCATACAATATTCTTACTCCCGCAAAGGCCATCAGCAAAGCTTCATACGGCGTCAAAAAAGGAAATGCCGCAGCTGAGCGTGTCTTGGAAATTTTGGAAACCGAAAATCCAATTTCTGAAATAGAAAACCCGGTTGTTAAGACCGATTTTAATCAAGAAATCGAACTAAAAAATATATCCTTCAAATACGAAGACGAATATATATTGAAGAATTTTGACCTTACCGTACCCAAAGGTTCCACGGTTGCCCTAGTGGGACAATCCGGAAGTGGAAAAAGTACCATTGCCAATTTAGTGACCAGGTTTTATGACGTAAACGAAGGAGATATTACCATTGATGGCATCAACGTAAAGAACCTATCCAAAAAATCGTTGAGAGGGTTGATGGGACTCGTTACACAAGATTCCATTCTATTCAATGATACGGTGAAAAACAACATTGGCTTGGGAAAGGAAAATGCATCGGAGGAAGAAATTATGGAAGCGGCTAAAATCGCAAATGCCCATGATTTTATAATGGAACTGCCGCAAGGATACGAAACAAACATTGGTGACAGTGGTAACAAATTGAGTGGTGGGCAAAAGCAACGCCTTTCCATTGCCAGGGCCGTATTGAAGAATCCACCCATTATGATTTTGGACGAGGCAACATCGGCCTTGGATACAGAGAGCGAACGCTTAGTACAGGACGCTTTGGAAAAAATGATGAAGAACAGAACTTCCATTGTAATTGCACACCGACTCTCCACCATCCAGAATGCAAACACTATTGTGGTATTGAACAAAGGCGAAATTGTGGAGCAAGGTACCCATGAGCAGCTTTTAAGCAAAAAAGGGACGTACAATAAGTTGGTCGAAATGCAGTCGCTGGGTTAA
- a CDS encoding RNA polymerase sigma factor: MIAEETLIKELKAKETQSTAFETLVSNYKERLYWHIRRIVLNHDDADDVLQNTFIKVYRNIEGFKGESKLFSWMYRIATNEALSFLKQKSLKLGVTDGEYQERMVQNLQADVYFEGDEIQLKLQRAIATLPEKQKLIFNMKYFEELKYAEISEILDTSVGGLKASYHLAVKKIESFLKED, encoded by the coding sequence TTGATTGCAGAAGAAACCTTAATAAAGGAATTAAAGGCAAAGGAGACGCAGTCCACCGCCTTTGAAACGCTTGTAAGCAACTACAAGGAAAGGCTATATTGGCACATCCGAAGAATAGTCTTGAACCATGATGATGCTGACGATGTATTGCAAAATACCTTCATTAAGGTATATCGCAATATTGAGGGATTCAAAGGCGAGAGTAAGTTGTTTTCCTGGATGTACAGAATAGCGACCAATGAAGCCCTTAGTTTTCTAAAACAAAAAAGTCTCAAACTAGGGGTTACCGATGGAGAGTATCAAGAACGTATGGTACAAAACTTGCAGGCCGATGTTTATTTTGAAGGGGACGAAATTCAGTTAAAGCTACAAAGGGCCATAGCTACCCTACCGGAAAAACAAAAACTGATTTTCAATATGAAGTATTTTGAAGAATTAAAGTATGCCGAAATATCAGAAATCTTGGATACATCGGTAGGCGGACTAAAAGCTTCGTACCATTTGGCGGTAAAAAAGATTGAAAGTTTTCTCAAAGAGGATTAA
- a CDS encoding DUF4199 domain-containing protein: MEENKPKTGKYALNFGVITGVVGVVFAIMLFTMDMHYEQGAAVQITQTVILAVGIVLGILQFKKSNNGFLSISESLKVGAGVALIAGIIGLIWFFVLSNVVEPDYMDKMYEIGKVKAMEQNPKLTSEQIDQGIEMQKKFAWISYPVILVINVIIGLIVGLITGLVAKKQEAAY; this comes from the coding sequence ATGGAAGAAAATAAACCTAAAACAGGAAAATATGCTCTGAACTTTGGTGTCATAACCGGAGTAGTCGGAGTTGTATTTGCAATAATGCTGTTTACGATGGACATGCACTATGAACAAGGTGCTGCAGTTCAAATAACACAAACTGTAATTTTGGCCGTAGGAATTGTTCTTGGAATATTACAATTTAAAAAATCCAATAACGGATTTCTGTCGATTTCAGAATCTCTTAAAGTTGGTGCCGGTGTTGCTTTAATTGCAGGTATTATTGGTTTGATTTGGTTTTTTGTTTTATCCAACGTGGTGGAACCAGATTATATGGATAAAATGTACGAAATAGGAAAAGTTAAGGCCATGGAGCAAAATCCTAAACTTACATCGGAACAAATAGACCAAGGTATTGAAATGCAGAAAAAATTTGCATGGATTTCTTATCCGGTAATATTAGTAATCAACGTAATTATTGGTTTGATTGTTGGGTTAATAACAGGATTGGTTGCGAAAAAACAAGAGGCTGCTTATTGA
- a CDS encoding phospho-sugar mutase, giving the protein MDKILDTAKSWLTDFFDPKVKEEIQHLIENDTEELKDRFYKNMEFGTGGMRGVMGVGTNRINKYTLGKSTQGLSNYLKKVYAGEDIKVVIAYDCRHNSDTLARTVAEVFSANGIHVNLFSELRTTPELSFAVRHLKCHAGIVLTASHNPPEYNGYKVYWTDGGQIVPPQDGEIIAEINKLSFEDINFKANDSLIKVIDEEVDEAFFKASVKNGSVNAKGKNDFKIVFTSLHGTSITAIPEVLKRAGYENVTIIEEQAKPDGSFPTVKSPNPEEPEALSMAIKKAEEIGADMVVGTDPDSDRLGIAVRNLDGEMQIVNGNQAMVMMTKFLLENRKKQGFKGNEFTATTIVSTPMVKAMADAYSVEYKTSLTGFKWIGKMIKDFPESEFLGGGEESFGYMVGDFVRDKDAVTSTLLACEIATQAKANGSSFFKDLIDCYVDYGFYKEHLISLTKKGMSGAEEIKQMLKDFKENPVESVAGSKVKWIEDYNTSISKNVLTGEEKAIDIPKSNVLIYETEDGTRIAARPSGTEPKVKFYISTNKRLDKAENFKAVSAQLDAKIKSIVSELNLG; this is encoded by the coding sequence ATGGATAAGATCCTTGATACCGCCAAAAGTTGGCTCACCGACTTTTTTGACCCGAAAGTGAAGGAAGAAATACAGCACCTAATCGAAAATGACACCGAGGAGCTAAAGGACCGTTTTTATAAAAATATGGAATTCGGAACCGGAGGTATGCGTGGCGTAATGGGCGTTGGAACCAATCGCATCAACAAATATACTCTTGGGAAAAGCACGCAGGGACTTAGCAATTATTTGAAAAAAGTTTATGCCGGTGAAGACATTAAAGTGGTCATTGCGTACGACTGCCGACATAATAGTGATACATTGGCCAGAACGGTCGCCGAAGTTTTTTCGGCGAACGGAATCCATGTGAATCTATTTTCAGAACTACGCACTACGCCAGAATTATCATTTGCGGTAAGGCATCTAAAATGTCATGCCGGTATCGTACTCACCGCTTCCCATAATCCACCGGAATACAACGGGTATAAAGTTTATTGGACGGATGGCGGACAAATTGTACCTCCTCAGGATGGTGAAATCATCGCTGAAATCAACAAACTCAGTTTTGAGGATATCAACTTTAAGGCCAACGATAGTCTTATCAAGGTCATTGACGAGGAAGTTGACGAAGCTTTTTTTAAAGCATCGGTAAAAAATGGAAGTGTCAACGCAAAAGGTAAAAATGACTTTAAAATTGTCTTCACTTCCCTTCATGGAACTTCCATAACAGCCATTCCAGAAGTACTGAAAAGGGCTGGGTATGAAAACGTAACCATAATTGAGGAACAAGCAAAACCAGACGGTTCCTTTCCAACCGTAAAATCACCCAACCCAGAAGAACCGGAAGCACTATCCATGGCCATAAAAAAAGCTGAGGAAATTGGTGCAGACATGGTGGTAGGTACCGACCCGGATAGTGATAGATTGGGCATAGCTGTTCGTAATTTGGACGGTGAGATGCAAATCGTTAATGGAAACCAGGCCATGGTCATGATGACCAAGTTTCTCTTGGAGAATAGAAAAAAACAAGGCTTTAAAGGAAATGAGTTCACGGCCACAACCATCGTATCCACTCCCATGGTAAAAGCCATGGCAGATGCCTATAGTGTTGAATATAAGACCTCCTTAACCGGATTTAAATGGATCGGCAAAATGATCAAGGATTTTCCGGAATCCGAATTTCTTGGTGGTGGGGAAGAAAGTTTTGGCTATATGGTTGGTGATTTCGTGCGAGACAAGGATGCCGTTACCTCTACCCTATTGGCCTGTGAAATTGCGACCCAAGCAAAAGCCAATGGCAGTTCCTTTTTTAAGGACCTTATCGATTGCTACGTGGATTATGGATTTTATAAGGAACACCTAATATCCCTTACCAAAAAGGGAATGAGTGGCGCGGAGGAAATAAAGCAGATGTTGAAGGACTTTAAGGAAAACCCTGTGGAATCCGTTGCAGGATCCAAGGTCAAATGGATAGAGGATTACAACACATCCATTTCTAAAAATGTTTTGACCGGGGAAGAGAAAGCGATAGATATTCCTAAATCCAACGTGTTGATTTATGAAACCGAAGATGGTACCCGCATTGCCGCAAGACCCAGTGGTACGGAACCCAAGGTGAAATTTTATATCAGCACGAATAAAAGGCTGGACAAAGCAGAAAACTTTAAAGCTGTTTCCGCTCAGTTGGATGCGAAAATCAAAAGCATTGTAAGCGAGCTTAATTTAGGTTAA
- a CDS encoding glycosyltransferase family 2 protein: MQLSIVIPLLNEEESLKELHDWIASVMQSNHFSYEILFVDDGSTDDSWKTISKLSELNPHVKGIRFLKNFGKSQALHAGFKAAKGDVVITMDADLQDNPEEIPELYQLIQSKEYDLISGWKKKRYDSLIFKNLPSKLFNWAAKRTSGVKLHDFNCGLKAYNKSVIKNIEVSGEMHRYIPVLAKNAGFNKIGEKVVKHQARKYGKTKFGMERFINGFLDLITIWFVSRFGKRPMHLFGALGVIMFIIGFGFALYLGIDKLFLNPFGRLITDRPEFYISLVSMVIGTQLFLAGFIGEIITRSKRNEPRYHISEELNLNTEQTQYSL; the protein is encoded by the coding sequence ATGCAACTATCCATAGTTATTCCCTTACTGAACGAGGAAGAATCCCTCAAAGAACTTCATGATTGGATTGCATCCGTGATGCAATCCAATCATTTTTCTTATGAAATTTTATTTGTTGACGATGGTAGTACGGACGATTCCTGGAAAACCATTTCGAAGCTTTCAGAACTCAACCCTCATGTAAAAGGAATTCGTTTCCTTAAGAATTTCGGAAAATCACAAGCTTTACATGCCGGATTTAAGGCTGCTAAAGGAGATGTCGTCATCACCATGGACGCAGATTTGCAGGACAATCCAGAGGAAATCCCAGAATTATACCAACTTATTCAATCCAAGGAATATGACTTAATTTCTGGATGGAAAAAGAAACGCTACGACTCGCTTATATTCAAAAACCTGCCTTCCAAACTTTTTAACTGGGCCGCAAAAAGGACTTCAGGCGTTAAACTACATGATTTCAATTGCGGATTGAAGGCCTATAATAAATCAGTCATAAAAAACATTGAAGTATCGGGTGAAATGCACCGATATATTCCGGTGTTGGCCAAAAATGCAGGGTTCAATAAAATCGGCGAAAAAGTAGTAAAACACCAGGCCAGAAAATATGGAAAGACCAAATTTGGTATGGAACGCTTTATCAATGGGTTTTTGGATTTGATCACCATTTGGTTCGTTTCCCGTTTTGGCAAACGCCCCATGCATCTCTTCGGTGCCTTGGGCGTTATAATGTTCATTATAGGTTTTGGCTTCGCCCTGTATTTAGGTATAGATAAACTCTTTTTAAACCCCTTTGGTCGACTGATTACAGATAGGCCAGAATTCTATATTTCACTGGTATCCATGGTCATTGGAACCCAGTTGTTCCTGGCCGGATTTATAGGTGAAATCATCACACGATCCAAAAGAAATGAACCACGTTACCATATTTCCGAAGAATTGAATTTGAACACGGAACAAACACAATATTCTTTGTAA